Proteins from one Prevotella sp. E2-28 genomic window:
- a CDS encoding MBL fold metallo-hydrolase yields the protein MKKIITCLLTALGLTTACGQENFENVDVAEFAELTENQNVVVLDVRTAEEFAEGHIEGAILIDQGQDDFMEKAKATLPLDKTIAIYCRSGRRSANAAGRLAAENYKCVNLKGGILAWKEAGKAVTTDTYEVDIFKTKSGKLVKLHALMHSCIRIEYNGKEIEIDPVEKLGDRIVDYTAIPNADYIIVTHEHRDHFDGATIRMLTKDNTQLIMNQRCTEMYGSGKAMTNGQKLILKDITIEAVPAYNTTEGHLQFHPKGRDNGYILTLDGLRIYIAGDTEDIPEMSAIKDIDIAFLPCNQPYTMTIEQLVRAAKTIKPKVLFPYHYGKTDVTTIPSQLASEGIDVRIRHYE from the coding sequence ATGAAAAAAATTATCACTTGCTTACTGACTGCACTTGGCCTTACGACTGCTTGCGGGCAGGAGAATTTTGAGAACGTTGACGTTGCAGAATTTGCAGAGCTCACAGAAAATCAGAACGTCGTAGTATTAGACGTACGTACTGCAGAGGAATTTGCAGAAGGCCACATCGAAGGTGCAATCCTTATTGACCAAGGACAAGATGATTTTATGGAGAAAGCCAAAGCCACATTACCATTGGACAAGACCATCGCTATCTATTGCCGAAGCGGTCGCCGTTCAGCCAATGCGGCAGGAAGACTGGCTGCTGAAAATTACAAATGCGTAAACCTAAAAGGAGGCATCCTAGCCTGGAAAGAGGCCGGCAAGGCTGTCACTACCGACACTTACGAGGTAGATATTTTCAAGACGAAAAGCGGAAAGCTGGTCAAACTCCATGCGCTGATGCACTCGTGCATTAGGATAGAGTACAATGGTAAGGAGATTGAAATAGACCCCGTAGAAAAGTTGGGAGACAGAATTGTTGACTATACAGCGATTCCCAATGCAGACTATATCATTGTGACCCACGAGCACCGTGACCATTTTGACGGGGCTACAATCAGGATGCTAACCAAAGACAACACACAACTGATTATGAATCAACGCTGCACAGAGATGTATGGTTCAGGCAAGGCGATGACCAATGGTCAGAAGCTTATACTCAAGGATATCACTATAGAGGCAGTTCCTGCGTATAACACGACTGAAGGACACCTACAGTTCCACCCCAAAGGGCGCGATAATGGCTACATCCTGACCCTCGACGGTTTGCGCATCTATATTGCCGGCGACACAGAGGACATTCCTGAAATGTCTGCTATTAAGGACATTGATATCGCTTTCTTGCCCTGCAATCAGCCTTACACAATGACAATAGAACAGTTAGTTCGTGCTGCCAAGACAATCAAGCCCAAAGTTCTGTTCCCCTATCATTATGGAAAAACAGATGTCACTACTATTCCATCGCAACTAGCATCTGAAGGTATCGATGTAAGAATCAGACACTACGAATAA
- a CDS encoding alpha-galactosidase, translating into MKKYVLMAVTVLTMSQVTSAKDVFVNTPKTTLMLAVNEGEAPRVHYYGSRLKAHQAQEVYDAKSVNYEAYPAFGRDSFDETALSVTHSDGNMSTELVVTGYKQEGDQTIISLKDKKYDFFVDLYYKANNQSDVIETWTVIRNGEKKAIKLEQYASGVIALRQEGAWLTHFHGSWGQEATMTEEPLSAGLKVIVNHDGVRTAMDDRAEVMISLDGKPQENSGRVIGAALCWTGNYKLRIETRGKYRHTLLAGIDDLHTAYTLKKGEQFETPKLALCYSEEGKGGVSRAFHRWGRNGQLHNGKALREILLNSWEGVYMNVNQEVCEQMMDGLKELGGELFVVDDGWFGRKYRRTYDDKALGDWITDTVKLPKGVPALLKAAEDRGLKFGIWIEPEMTNSASELFEAHPDWVVAHPTRELSKGRGGTQLVLDLSNPKVQDFVVSIVDNLMKENPRLHYIKWDCNMSMQNYGSSYLTGDKQSHLFVDYHLGLRNALERIRKSYSDLVIQLCSSGGGRVNWGALPYFDEFWVSDDTDAQQRLFIQWGTSHFFPTLAMAQHVSASPNHQTGRVIPLKFRFDVAMTGRLGMEMKPSDLNNEERAYAKKAIAFYKEIRPIIQLGDQYRLLSPYENKGFCSEMFVTENKDEAVFFCYKFENYIGLETPRWHMAGLDPNATYRLNEFECTERSKNFEGKTFSGKFLMETGIDATLTRQFASRVIRLKKI; encoded by the coding sequence ATGAAGAAGTATGTACTAATGGCGGTTACTGTACTGACAATGAGCCAGGTAACCAGTGCGAAAGATGTGTTTGTAAATACGCCAAAGACCACTTTGATGCTGGCTGTGAATGAGGGGGAGGCACCGCGTGTCCATTATTATGGCTCGCGTCTCAAAGCCCATCAGGCGCAGGAAGTGTATGATGCCAAGAGCGTGAATTACGAAGCTTACCCAGCTTTTGGTCGTGATAGTTTCGATGAGACGGCTTTGAGTGTAACTCATAGCGATGGGAATATGTCAACAGAACTGGTGGTGACGGGATATAAGCAGGAAGGTGACCAGACTATCATCTCCCTGAAGGATAAGAAGTATGACTTCTTCGTAGATCTCTATTATAAAGCCAATAATCAAAGTGATGTCATTGAGACTTGGACGGTGATTCGTAATGGCGAGAAAAAGGCAATCAAGCTGGAACAGTATGCCAGTGGTGTGATAGCACTTCGCCAGGAGGGCGCCTGGCTTACGCACTTTCATGGTTCGTGGGGACAGGAAGCCACGATGACGGAAGAACCCCTGTCTGCAGGTCTGAAGGTCATTGTGAATCATGATGGTGTGCGCACGGCGATGGACGATCGTGCTGAGGTGATGATTTCACTTGATGGTAAACCTCAGGAGAATAGTGGGCGTGTGATTGGCGCTGCCTTATGTTGGACCGGCAACTACAAGCTGCGTATCGAGACACGCGGCAAGTATCGTCATACGTTGTTGGCTGGTATTGATGATCTGCATACGGCATATACTCTGAAAAAGGGCGAACAGTTTGAAACACCAAAACTAGCCCTTTGTTATAGTGAGGAGGGTAAAGGTGGCGTAAGTCGCGCCTTTCATCGTTGGGGACGAAACGGACAGTTGCATAATGGCAAGGCTCTTCGTGAGATTCTGCTGAACTCATGGGAAGGTGTCTATATGAACGTAAACCAAGAGGTTTGCGAGCAGATGATGGACGGACTCAAGGAACTGGGTGGCGAACTCTTCGTGGTAGATGATGGTTGGTTTGGGCGCAAATATCGCCGCACGTATGATGATAAAGCATTAGGCGACTGGATAACGGATACCGTAAAGTTGCCGAAGGGTGTGCCAGCCTTGTTGAAGGCTGCTGAGGATCGTGGATTAAAGTTCGGTATCTGGATAGAGCCTGAGATGACCAATAGTGCCAGCGAACTTTTTGAGGCACATCCTGATTGGGTGGTAGCTCATCCTACGCGTGAACTGTCGAAAGGTCGTGGTGGCACCCAGTTGGTGCTGGATCTCTCGAACCCTAAAGTGCAGGACTTTGTGGTGAGTATCGTTGATAACCTGATGAAGGAGAATCCACGTTTGCACTATATCAAGTGGGACTGCAATATGTCGATGCAAAACTATGGTAGCAGTTACCTCACTGGTGATAAGCAGAGCCATCTTTTCGTGGATTATCATTTAGGATTGCGTAACGCCTTGGAGCGTATCCGCAAGTCTTATTCTGACCTCGTTATCCAACTCTGTTCGAGTGGTGGCGGACGTGTGAACTGGGGAGCACTGCCATACTTTGATGAATTCTGGGTGAGCGATGATACTGATGCCCAGCAGCGCCTCTTTATCCAGTGGGGCACCAGTCATTTCTTCCCCACATTGGCAATGGCACAGCATGTAAGCGCCTCGCCGAATCATCAGACGGGTCGCGTCATTCCCCTGAAGTTCCGCTTTGATGTCGCTATGACGGGCCGACTGGGTATGGAGATGAAACCCAGTGACTTGAACAATGAGGAGCGTGCTTATGCTAAGAAGGCGATAGCGTTTTATAAAGAGATTCGTCCTATCATCCAATTGGGCGACCAGTATCGTCTGCTTTCACCCTATGAGAACAAGGGCTTCTGTAGTGAAATGTTCGTTACAGAGAATAAGGATGAGGCTGTGTTCTTCTGTTATAAGTTTGAGAATTACATAGGTCTGGAGACGCCCCGCTGGCATATGGCAGGTCTAGATCCCAACGCCACCTATCGCCTCAACGAGTTTGAGTGTACGGAGCGCAGTAAGAATTTCGAGGGCAAGACCTTCAGTGGCAAGTTCCTTATGGAAACCGGCATTGACGCCACGTTAACCCGCCAGTTCGCCAGTAGGGTGATTCGATTGAAGAAGATATAG
- a CDS encoding low molecular weight protein-tyrosine-phosphatase has product MTKAAHSILFVCHGNICRSPMAEFVMKELVKEAGLEDDFFIESAATSTEEIGNSVYSPARRKLAEHGISCQGKTARQMTCLDYNRYDLLIGMDSWNIRNMRNICGGDPDGKIKMLMDYTNRPGDVADPWYTGDFESTWRDVLDGCQALLASIE; this is encoded by the coding sequence ATGACAAAAGCTGCGCATAGCATACTCTTTGTATGTCATGGAAATATCTGTAGAAGCCCGATGGCTGAATTTGTAATGAAAGAACTGGTAAAGGAAGCTGGACTTGAAGATGACTTTTTTATAGAATCTGCTGCAACTTCTACAGAGGAAATAGGTAATAGCGTATATTCGCCAGCCCGCAGGAAACTGGCTGAGCATGGTATTAGTTGTCAAGGCAAAACAGCTCGCCAGATGACATGCCTGGATTATAACCGTTACGACCTCCTGATAGGGATGGATTCATGGAATATCCGTAATATGCGTAACATTTGCGGGGGCGATCCTGATGGAAAAATCAAGATGCTAATGGATTACACCAATAGACCTGGGGATGTGGCAGACCCTTGGTACACGGGTGATTTCGAGTCAACATGGCGTGATGTCCTCGATGGTTGTCAGGCTTTGCTGGCCAGTATTGAATGA